The Thomasclavelia ramosa DSM 1402 genome includes a region encoding these proteins:
- a CDS encoding DUF3427 domain-containing protein — protein sequence MQRAALDSLKSIRNENKNKALLISATGTGKTFLSAFDVKNVNPKRMLFVVHRENIARTAMLSFEKIINNHSFGVFTGNNKDINADYIFSTIQTIHKKEYREMFNPNDFDYIIIDEVHRAGANSYQELVNYFTPKFMLGMSATPERSDDFDIYKMFDYNIAYEIRLQQAMEYDLLCPFHYYGITDIQVNGESLDDKTDFNNLVSKDRVKHIIEQINRYGYSGDRVRGLVFCSRKDEATELSNLFNTRGYKTISLTGENTEAQRRDAMNRLESDDLVNCLDYIFTVDIFNEGIDIPKVNQVIMLRPTESAIVFVQQLGRGLRKDPSKEYVVIIDFIGNYEKNFLIPIALSGSLSYNKDTLRRFVSEGSLIIPGASTVNFDLISKKKIFESIDKANFSDIKIIKESYQQLKQKLGKIPSLKDFDKYESIDVLRIFQNKNLGSYHKFLTKYEKEYNVKFSSVQEQYLTYISTKLASGKRIHELEAIKIAIEKHTNLLDNLKESLLNNYNLNLPKITYQTIINILSQNFATGSSKATFKDAIFIDENLNTSAQFKMLLADQEFKKQIIELLDFGINRYKQNYTNTYKDTSLCLYKKYTYEDVCRLLNWEKNLVPLNIGGYKYDKHTNTFPVFINYDKEEGISESIKYEDRLVDQNTIICFSKPRRTIESEDVVKIYSEKTNHVKIHLFIRKNKDDEASKEFYYLGLMHAYGEPIQTTMSNTNNNVVQFTYKLENEIRKDIYDYITNND from the coding sequence ATGCAACGAGCTGCATTAGATTCATTAAAATCAATTAGAAACGAAAATAAAAATAAGGCTTTACTTATTTCTGCAACCGGTACAGGCAAAACATTTTTAAGTGCTTTTGATGTGAAAAATGTTAATCCCAAAAGAATGTTATTTGTTGTCCATCGAGAAAATATTGCTAGAACAGCAATGTTGTCATTTGAAAAAATAATAAATAATCATAGTTTCGGTGTATTCACAGGTAACAATAAAGATATTAATGCTGATTATATATTTTCGACAATCCAGACAATTCATAAAAAAGAATATCGTGAAATGTTTAATCCAAATGATTTTGATTATATCATTATTGATGAAGTTCACCGTGCTGGAGCTAATTCATACCAAGAGTTAGTAAACTATTTCACCCCTAAATTCATGTTAGGTATGTCTGCAACACCAGAGCGTAGTGATGATTTCGATATTTATAAAATGTTTGATTATAACATTGCGTATGAAATTAGACTACAACAAGCAATGGAATATGACTTATTATGTCCCTTTCATTATTATGGTATTACAGATATTCAAGTTAATGGAGAATCACTGGATGATAAAACAGATTTTAACAATCTTGTTTCCAAAGACCGAGTTAAGCATATAATAGAACAAATAAATCGTTATGGATATTCAGGCGATCGTGTTCGGGGATTAGTTTTTTGTAGTCGTAAAGATGAAGCAACGGAACTATCTAACTTATTCAATACCCGTGGTTACAAGACTATATCTTTAACCGGTGAAAATACTGAAGCACAACGCCGTGATGCGATGAACAGACTTGAAAGTGATGATTTAGTTAATTGCTTAGATTATATTTTTACAGTAGATATATTTAATGAAGGAATTGATATTCCTAAAGTTAATCAAGTTATCATGCTACGTCCAACTGAATCAGCAATTGTTTTTGTTCAACAGCTAGGACGTGGTCTACGTAAAGATCCTTCTAAAGAATATGTTGTTATTATTGATTTTATTGGAAATTATGAAAAGAACTTTTTGATTCCTATTGCATTAAGCGGTAGTCTAAGCTATAACAAAGATACTTTAAGAAGATTCGTAAGTGAAGGTTCTTTAATTATTCCAGGTGCATCAACAGTTAATTTTGATTTGATTTCTAAAAAGAAAATTTTTGAATCGATTGATAAAGCAAATTTTAGTGATATTAAAATCATTAAGGAAAGTTATCAACAATTAAAACAAAAACTAGGTAAAATTCCTAGTTTAAAAGATTTTGATAAATATGAATCTATTGATGTCTTAAGAATTTTTCAAAATAAAAATTTAGGTTCATATCATAAATTCCTAACAAAATACGAAAAAGAATATAATGTTAAATTCAGCTCTGTTCAAGAACAATATCTTACTTATATCTCAACCAAACTTGCATCAGGAAAACGAATTCATGAATTAGAAGCAATTAAAATTGCAATTGAAAAACATACTAATTTACTTGATAATTTAAAAGAATCTTTGTTGAATAACTATAATCTTAATTTACCTAAAATAACTTATCAGACAATCATTAATATTCTAAGTCAAAATTTTGCTACTGGCTCATCAAAAGCAACATTTAAAGATGCTATATTTATTGATGAAAACCTCAATACTTCTGCACAATTTAAAATGTTATTAGCTGATCAAGAATTTAAAAAACAAATAATTGAATTACTCGATTTTGGAATAAATCGTTATAAACAAAATTATACGAATACATATAAAGATACCTCACTATGCCTATATAAAAAATACACTTATGAAGATGTTTGCCGCTTATTAAATTGGGAAAAAAATTTAGTTCCACTTAATATAGGTGGATATAAGTACGATAAACATACCAACACTTTTCCTGTGTTTATTAATTATGATAAAGAAGAAGGCATTAGCGAATCTATCAAATACGAGGATAGATTAGTAGATCAAAATACTATAATTTGTTTTTCTAAGCCAAGGCGTACGATTGAATCCGAAGATGTAGTTAAAATATATAGTGAAAAAACTAATCATGTTAAAATCCATCTATTTATTAGAAAAAATAAAGATGATGAAGCCTCTAAAGAATTTTACTATTTAGGTCTAATGCACGCTTATGGCGAACCAATTCAAACAACTATGTCCAATACAAACAATAATGTTGTTCAATTTACTTATAAATTGGAAAATGAGATAAGAAAAGATATTTACGACTATATAACAAATAACGATTAG